A genomic region of Caldicoprobacter guelmensis contains the following coding sequences:
- a CDS encoding ABC transporter ATP-binding protein produces the protein MGGIGGPGMRGFGRRGPQGPHARFMGPREKPKNLGKTLVRLSRYLRDDIPGLIVVILAVLLNTACTLIGPLLIGQAIDQYIIPGDFQGLVRISLLLLGVYILNSLVAFLQGFFMASVSEKTVARIRRDLFSKYQVLPLKFFDSHTHGELMSRLTNDIDTISITLHASLTQFISGVIVLVGTIILMLLKSVILTLITLSIIPLMFLLTQLITKHTGRLFIEQQKTLGELNGKIEETISGQRVVKLFCREQHAIAEFEESNQKLKKTALKAQVLSRVMGPTMNLLNNLGFALVAGIGGLLAVNNIGGAVTVGTISIFLNYSRQFTRPLNEMANQYNMVLSAAAGAERVFQVLDEEPEPGDAPDAVDLRETGVKGHVEFENVSFAYDDENLVLRNFSLEVKPGQTVALVGETGAGKTTIINLLTRFYDVKEGSIRIDGIDIRKIKRESLRSCLGIVLQDTYLFNATVRENIRYGRLDATDEEVEQAAKIAHAHDFIMRLPQGYDTILTDEGGNLSHGQRQLLAIARAVLADPAILILDEATSSVDTRTEVYIQKAMRNLMKGRTSFVIAHRLSTIKDADLIAVIDKGRLVEKGTHQELLERKGVYYNLYQSQFVRTRQAMDENVRAASLS, from the coding sequence ATGGGTGGTATTGGTGGCCCTGGTATGCGCGGATTTGGCAGGAGAGGACCACAGGGGCCGCATGCTCGTTTTATGGGACCAAGGGAAAAGCCCAAAAATCTGGGTAAAACCCTTGTTAGGCTGAGCAGATATTTAAGAGATGACATCCCAGGGCTGATAGTAGTCATACTGGCCGTCTTGCTCAATACAGCATGCACCCTTATAGGCCCGCTGCTCATCGGCCAGGCCATAGACCAATACATCATTCCTGGAGATTTTCAGGGGCTGGTGCGCATTTCGTTGCTCCTTTTAGGAGTCTATATTCTAAACTCGTTGGTTGCCTTTTTGCAGGGATTTTTTATGGCTTCCGTATCCGAAAAGACGGTGGCTCGCATCCGCAGAGACCTGTTCAGCAAGTATCAGGTACTGCCACTCAAGTTCTTTGATTCGCATACCCACGGAGAACTGATGAGCCGCCTCACCAACGACATAGACACCATATCCATTACCCTGCACGCCAGCCTAACCCAATTTATCTCGGGAGTTATTGTCCTGGTCGGCACAATAATATTAATGCTATTAAAGAGCGTAATTCTCACCCTCATAACTTTATCGATAATCCCTTTAATGTTCCTTCTAACCCAGCTTATAACTAAACACACCGGCAGGCTCTTTATAGAGCAGCAAAAAACGCTGGGTGAACTCAACGGTAAGATAGAGGAAACCATTTCGGGTCAAAGGGTAGTAAAGCTGTTCTGCCGTGAACAGCACGCCATTGCCGAATTCGAAGAATCCAACCAAAAGCTCAAGAAAACGGCATTAAAAGCTCAAGTCTTATCCAGGGTCATGGGACCCACCATGAACCTGCTCAACAACCTGGGATTTGCACTGGTTGCAGGGATTGGAGGCCTGCTGGCCGTCAACAACATCGGCGGTGCCGTAACTGTAGGTACGATATCAATATTCCTCAACTACTCAAGGCAGTTTACCCGCCCCTTAAATGAAATGGCAAACCAGTACAACATGGTGTTGTCAGCAGCAGCCGGCGCCGAACGGGTATTTCAGGTTTTAGACGAGGAACCTGAACCGGGCGACGCACCAGACGCTGTGGACCTCAGAGAAACGGGCGTAAAAGGCCATGTGGAGTTCGAAAACGTCTCATTTGCTTATGACGATGAAAACCTGGTGCTAAGGAACTTTTCCCTTGAAGTAAAACCTGGTCAAACGGTGGCGCTAGTTGGAGAAACCGGAGCCGGCAAAACCACCATAATCAACCTCCTCACGCGGTTTTATGACGTCAAAGAGGGAAGCATACGTATAGATGGAATCGATATAAGAAAAATTAAACGTGAAAGCCTGCGCTCTTGCCTCGGAATTGTGCTACAGGATACTTACCTGTTCAACGCCACCGTGCGCGAAAACATACGGTATGGCCGTCTGGATGCTACCGATGAAGAGGTGGAACAGGCAGCCAAAATCGCCCATGCCCATGACTTCATCATGCGCTTACCGCAAGGCTATGACACAATTCTCACCGATGAAGGCGGAAACTTGAGCCACGGCCAACGCCAGCTTCTGGCCATCGCTCGAGCGGTACTAGCTGATCCGGCAATACTCATACTGGATGAAGCCACTTCAAGCGTGGATACGCGTACCGAGGTATACATCCAAAAAGCCATGCGGAACCTCATGAAAGGCCGTACCAGCTTTGTCATAGCCCACAGGTTGAGCACTATAAAGGACGCCGATTTGATCGCCGTGATAGACAAAGGCAGGCTTGTGGAAAAGGGCACACACCAAGAATTGCTGGAACGAAAGGGGGTCTACTACAACCTCTACCAAAGCCAGTTTGTCCGCACACGGCAGGCAATGGACGAAAACGTAAGGGCTGCCTCATTAAGCTAA